The genomic DNA ATATTTTTATAACAGTAGATATAATCTTATTGTTTAGTAATAATATAACTTTAATATAGTAAATAAATATGTTATTTACTATATTCAAATTTAAAACGATAAATAGAAACAAATATTAAATTTGGATATTTAAATTTAGAAATTTTAATTAAATAAGCCGAAAAAATATTTTTCACGGCTTTAATATAAGTTATCGCACGACTTTTGCAGGCATAAATGCGGAGCCGATAACAATCAAATTTTCAAGTAAAATATTTTTATTAGGATCTTTAATACACTTTCTAACTCCAAACTTATCCATAGATGAACTAGCGTATGAATTTACTATACTAAGGCACTCGTTTAATCCGGCAACAGCTTCTATCTGAACAGCAGAAGTATTTGTAGGCAATATAGAAAACACGCTTCCATAGTTTCCTACCGCAGTACTCTCGCAAGACATAGTAGTGAGTTTTCCGGCTAAACTTAGTCCTAGGCAAACATTATCATTTACAGGAGATACAAATTGCACGGTTCCAAAAGGATAGTCTTTTGAGATGATATAAGGAAGAGTTATCTCTCTTAAATTCCAATTTGTTTTTATAAGGCTGCTCGGATTATCTTCCATACTCAAAATAACTCCAGAATAAAGACTCCTTATACTAACCAAAGGCGTAAAATTAGTCTCATCGTCATCGGCTTGCAAAGATATATTTAAAAAACATACAGATAAAATCGATAGCATAAATTTATAAATTTTCATTTTTACTCCTTAAAATCTTCTAAAATTCACGGGAATATGATCTGAGGTAATCTGAGATCTCATATTTGCTAGCATAAGTATAGCAGCTATAGCAGGAGCCGAAAAAGCACTTGCTCCGGAGTTTCCAGCAACAAGATAATCAAGCGTTCTGCCGCTGCTTTGAGTCGGAGCGTTTGGAGTGATAATGCTAACTCTTTGCCGAACACTACTTTCTAAAATATTTACCAAAGAACTCGGCTCACGGTTAAAATCCCCGCCGATAACCCAGTTTACATTCGGACTAGATATAAAATTTCTATATACATTTTCTACTATGGCCGCAGAATCGGTACCTCCATTAGCAAGAGCGTGAGCAGAAAAAAACGCGTCATTTCCTATACGAATACCAAGAATCGGTCTTGAAAGAGTAGTAGGAGGAGTAAGCACTATAACTTCTTCGGCTTGCAGTCGAGATACGATAGCTAAATTAACACGATTTGCACCAACATCAACACGAGAATAATATATATAAACCATATTTGGACGTGAATTAGTACCCAAATTCCATATATATTCATGTACTGGTATACCGCCTCTTTGAACTACTCTTTGGCTTTGAACAGCACTATGCGGCAAACTGCCCGCCTCTTGTATAAATAAAATATCAGCAGCGTTACTTCCAGCTATTAACTGCCTTACATTTACGTTCCACTTGCTTTCAGTAGAAGCTGATGATCCTTGCATATTCCAAGTAGCTAGATTATAATTCTCAATAGCTCCAAAACTCAAGCTAAAACAAAATAATATTAAATAAATATTTTTCATGCAAATCCTTATCTAGATGGTAATGGTATGGGTGATGTAGTCATAGCAGGAGCTATTATCTGCCACTGTTGATCTAAATTTATAGCTTTTTCTGCACAATCAACTAAATATAAACCATAATAACTATAACCCTTTGTAGAGTTTGACTGCAAACAAGTCTGAGAAGCAAAATTTTTTATCAAAACAGTACCGTTACTAAACGGTTTTAATTCCCAAAATTGTGCTTGATTTGTATCCTCGCAAGGTATATGAACAATACCGTTTTGATATGCATTTATGCAAGTACCGGTCTTTTTATTTTGAATTTGCACAAAGTTCTTAGGATAAATAATAAACCTCCAAATTCTAGCATCTCCGAAAGAACGGCTATTTAAAGGAGAATAACCCCACACCCAATTAAGCGGTGCAAGTGCCCAGATAGTTATAAGAGCGTCATTTTGTCCGATGATAGATACATAATCCGAGACTGATGGAGTGTTATAAAAAACCTTAGTATCGTCAAAAGGATTAGACGGATTTACCGGTTTATTTGGACCTCGAACAAGGTCGTTTGCCGCGGCTAACAAAACCGGTTTATAATGAGCAGTCGTAGGAGCTGAGTTTAGAGGATTCTTTATAGCATTAGGAAATTTATTTGTTTGTTCATAGGCACTGCTGGAACATCCTATAAATATCGCAAATATTATATTTTTAAATTTAAATCGCTTCATTGCAATTCCTTTTTTATTTTAAATTTAAATTGTACATAATAATAGCATAATTTGATATTTATTATTATAAATTCATTAAAAAAAATTATAAAGTATTAATAAAAATACTCAATTTTAATTTTTAAAATTTAGAAAACTTGATATAATTACTATCAACTTTGCTGATTATATCTTGACAAAATTAGCACTCTTAGATATAATTTGCTAAAAATT from Campylobacter fetus subsp. fetus includes the following:
- a CDS encoding RICIN domain-containing protein, whose translation is MKRFKFKNIIFAIFIGCSSSAYEQTNKFPNAIKNPLNSAPTTAHYKPVLLAAANDLVRGPNKPVNPSNPFDDTKVFYNTPSVSDYVSIIGQNDALITIWALAPLNWVWGYSPLNSRSFGDARIWRFIIYPKNFVQIQNKKTGTCINAYQNGIVHIPCEDTNQAQFWELKPFSNGTVLIKNFASQTCLQSNSTKGYSYYGLYLVDCAEKAINLDQQWQIIAPAMTTSPIPLPSR
- a CDS encoding toxin produces the protein MKIYKFMLSILSVCFLNISLQADDDETNFTPLVSIRSLYSGVILSMEDNPSSLIKTNWNLREITLPYIISKDYPFGTVQFVSPVNDNVCLGLSLAGKLTTMSCESTAVGNYGSVFSILPTNTSAVQIEAVAGLNECLSIVNSYASSSMDKFGVRKCIKDPNKNILLENLIVIGSAFMPAKVVR
- a CDS encoding cytolethal distending toxin subunit B family protein, coding for MKNIYLILFCFSLSFGAIENYNLATWNMQGSSASTESKWNVNVRQLIAGSNAADILFIQEAGSLPHSAVQSQRVVQRGGIPVHEYIWNLGTNSRPNMVYIYYSRVDVGANRVNLAIVSRLQAEEVIVLTPPTTLSRPILGIRIGNDAFFSAHALANGGTDSAAIVENVYRNFISSPNVNWVIGGDFNREPSSLVNILESSVRQRVSIITPNAPTQSSGRTLDYLVAGNSGASAFSAPAIAAILMLANMRSQITSDHIPVNFRRF